The following coding sequences are from one Paenibacillus sp. FSL R5-0912 window:
- a CDS encoding YheC/YheD family protein — translation MKKQQINRISNKLTKTRVLAEKPELKRYIPDTRRMSRSVLHAMLQKYQMVYIKPCCGSLGEGVIRVEQRTPTSRGRSGGRASVVTQKCTYRYQAGTRLSTFADYDKAYQAIMEETGGKPYLVQKGIHLLTYGGRPFDIRVMVQRNPKGKWEATGAAGRVAHPQKVVTNGSQGGTIYPVEELLGVHTSLKKHSALITQMNELGVKSAIQLSSAYPALNEIGVDFALDRRLSPWILEVNTAPDPCPFTKLKDARMLDQMIRYAKAYGRTYNLKCMKAKRGMR, via the coding sequence ATGAAGAAGCAGCAGATCAACCGTATTTCCAATAAACTGACGAAGACAAGAGTACTGGCGGAGAAGCCGGAATTAAAGAGGTATATCCCGGACACAAGAAGAATGAGCCGGAGTGTTCTGCATGCAATGCTGCAGAAATACCAGATGGTATATATTAAGCCCTGCTGCGGCTCCCTTGGCGAGGGGGTTATCCGGGTTGAACAGAGGACACCTACAAGCCGGGGCCGCTCTGGCGGGAGAGCTTCTGTCGTGACGCAAAAATGCACCTACCGCTATCAGGCAGGTACACGGCTGAGCACATTCGCTGATTATGACAAGGCATATCAAGCAATCATGGAGGAGACCGGAGGGAAACCCTATTTAGTACAGAAGGGCATCCATCTTCTGACATACGGCGGGCGGCCGTTTGATATCCGCGTAATGGTGCAGCGCAATCCTAAGGGAAAGTGGGAAGCTACAGGAGCGGCAGGACGCGTCGCGCATCCGCAGAAGGTGGTTACGAATGGAAGTCAGGGCGGGACCATATATCCGGTCGAGGAACTGCTTGGCGTTCACACTAGCCTGAAGAAGCACAGCGCTCTGATCACGCAAATGAACGAACTTGGCGTGAAGTCTGCCATTCAGTTAAGTTCTGCCTATCCGGCGCTGAATGAAATCGGCGTAGATTTCGCCTTAGACCGGCGGCTTAGCCCATGGATTCTGGAAGTGAATACCGCCCCCGATCCCTGCCCGTTCACCAAACTGAAGGACGCCCGTATGCTTGACCAAATGATCAGATACGCCAAAGCCTACGGCCGCACCTATAATCTGAAGTGCATGAAGGCTAAGCGGGGGATGAGATGA
- a CDS encoding Ger(x)C family spore germination protein, producing MFRKISSVFLALSLILTGCWDRQELNDQAIVLGWGMDLMENGEYLATANLVLPLVSKSGGQESGGQSSTSGFMTESAFGKNNRDAEQNMQRKLSRVLFPGHRRNIFIGEKLAEKGVFSIMDEYGRSPMVRPRSNIFVVKGGTAQEAMSIAYQLEANPAIAVQKIQEKSGAPISRSLLDFFIMANGTGCGVMPALSIETPEVNTDKKTPEDSPPQTTLSLYGAAVFNEKLKLAGYLNYDEFWVRLWITNQLAFRNFTTIINSIDADKPGGAAADALSGATRGKTVSINVDTFKSQITPVMTGALPKFRILLEGKGFIEENNSPLNLSKPDNVQKVEVRMNQYLEARIKKVLTKVQKDFKCDIFGFGDTIHHRHPYQWKKLAADWDTIFPDIDMDITVKLDLTGTGLTGQSLLPTRDGGEGK from the coding sequence ATGTTCAGGAAAATAAGCTCTGTATTCCTCGCCTTATCCCTGATTCTGACCGGCTGCTGGGACCGTCAGGAATTGAACGACCAGGCGATTGTCCTGGGCTGGGGCATGGACTTGATGGAGAACGGAGAATATCTGGCTACGGCCAATCTTGTGCTGCCGCTGGTATCCAAATCAGGCGGTCAGGAAAGCGGAGGACAGAGCAGCACATCCGGGTTCATGACCGAAAGTGCCTTCGGCAAGAACAACAGGGATGCCGAACAGAATATGCAGAGAAAGCTTTCGCGGGTACTGTTTCCGGGACACCGGCGGAATATCTTCATCGGGGAGAAGCTGGCGGAGAAGGGGGTCTTCTCCATCATGGACGAATATGGCCGAAGCCCTATGGTCCGCCCGCGGTCGAATATTTTTGTTGTCAAGGGCGGGACTGCTCAGGAGGCGATGAGCATTGCTTATCAGCTTGAAGCCAATCCGGCAATTGCCGTGCAGAAGATTCAGGAGAAAAGCGGGGCACCCATCAGCCGCTCACTGCTGGACTTCTTCATCATGGCCAATGGCACCGGTTGCGGCGTCATGCCTGCACTCTCGATTGAAACTCCGGAAGTAAATACGGACAAGAAGACACCGGAGGACAGCCCGCCGCAGACGACCTTGAGCTTATACGGGGCGGCTGTTTTTAATGAGAAGCTGAAGCTGGCGGGATATCTGAATTATGATGAATTCTGGGTCAGACTCTGGATTACGAACCAGCTGGCCTTCCGGAATTTCACTACAATTATCAACTCTATTGATGCAGACAAGCCGGGGGGAGCGGCAGCGGATGCCCTCTCTGGAGCAACCAGGGGCAAGACCGTGAGCATTAATGTGGACACCTTCAAGAGTCAAATTACACCGGTTATGACCGGAGCTCTGCCCAAATTCCGGATTCTGCTTGAGGGAAAGGGGTTCATAGAAGAGAATAATTCACCGCTGAACCTCTCCAAGCCGGACAATGTGCAAAAGGTCGAAGTCCGGATGAATCAATACCTTGAAGCGAGGATTAAGAAAGTCTTAACCAAAGTGCAGAAGGATTTCAAATGCGATATCTTCGGATTCGGAGATACGATTCATCACCGCCATCCCTATCAGTGGAAGAAGCTTGCTGCGGATTGGGATACGATCTTTCCGGATATTGATATGGACATTACGGTTAAGCTGGACCTCACCGGGACAGGCCTGACAGGACAATCGCTGCTGCCAACGAGAGACGGCGGTGAAGGGAAATGA
- the hflK gene encoding FtsH protease activity modulator HflK — MNGDGKNPVPGRKLPELKPGMYKKIGLGVAAAAVLIYIGASSFYTVQEQERAAILTFGKYTNESSAGLHFKWPYPIQEVITVPAELTQRIHIGYRQEADGAVAVEDEAMMITGDENIVSADAVVQWKISNVRNYLYNIDDPDKFLRNSASSSIRAVIGSEKLDYAITDGKTVIQDKVRVLLVDLQKKYNTGIQIIDIKFQDIEPPSGQVEEAFREVTNAREEKNTKINNAKKYENDIIPKARGEAQALIERAEGEKKSRILNAQGDVAQFNAIFAEYSNNKSVTESRLILETLETILPSAKIFITNSDSDTVNYLPLNELMRSTPVSPAASATPQGGDAE; from the coding sequence ATGAATGGGGATGGGAAAAATCCGGTCCCGGGACGCAAGCTTCCCGAGCTGAAACCGGGAATGTATAAGAAGATTGGATTAGGGGTAGCCGCTGCCGCTGTGTTGATTTATATTGGCGCATCTTCATTCTATACCGTGCAGGAGCAGGAACGTGCAGCTATCCTGACCTTCGGCAAATACACGAACGAGTCCTCGGCAGGACTTCATTTCAAATGGCCTTATCCAATACAGGAAGTGATAACGGTGCCTGCGGAACTGACCCAGCGGATACACATCGGGTACCGTCAGGAGGCTGACGGAGCTGTAGCCGTTGAAGATGAGGCGATGATGATTACAGGCGATGAGAACATCGTTTCTGCCGATGCTGTAGTACAGTGGAAGATCAGCAATGTCCGCAATTATCTGTATAACATTGATGACCCGGACAAATTTCTGCGTAACTCGGCCAGCTCCTCCATCCGTGCGGTAATTGGTTCCGAGAAGCTGGATTATGCCATTACAGACGGAAAGACGGTTATTCAGGATAAGGTCCGGGTGCTGCTCGTTGATCTGCAGAAGAAGTACAACACCGGTATTCAGATCATTGATATCAAATTCCAGGATATTGAACCGCCGAGCGGCCAGGTAGAAGAAGCCTTCCGCGAGGTTACCAATGCCCGTGAAGAGAAGAACACGAAGATTAACAACGCCAAGAAATATGAGAACGATATCATCCCTAAGGCACGCGGTGAAGCGCAGGCGCTGATCGAGAGAGCCGAAGGCGAGAAGAAATCACGTATCCTGAATGCGCAAGGGGATGTAGCCCAGTTTAACGCCATATTTGCCGAATACAGCAACAATAAGAGCGTAACCGAAAGCCGGTTGATTCTGGAGACACTGGAGACTATTTTACCTAGCGCCAAGATCTTCATAACCAACTCGGATAGCGATACTGTGAATTATCTGCCGCTGAATGAGCTGATGCGAAGCACTCCGGTCAGCCCGGCTGCTTCGGCCACGCCGCAAGGAGGAGATGCAGAGTGA
- a CDS encoding GerAB/ArcD/ProY family transporter, with amino-acid sequence MKINNRQLFWMIMMMEIGINLLISMTATILYAKQDAWISYILAGGAGLVITYVASKLSSRYPRQTLIEYSVTILGKWGGKLIVIPFILQWFWVIGLILRDEFLFIRLSVLYKTPAWVVIGTMLAVVIYTVYHGGIEAIGRVSELWGPILMIILALTFALTVNNLNAPMLLPVYADTGPGPILQGALAPVSLLGESVLLMMLFPFVEHPGKGTRKAVLLGVALSSVVLLFGVLWVIMTFGPAVSGRLQFPFFEMVKLVYLMEFIQNMDIFVMAVWLVCIFVKLSIYMFITSYGVAQWTGKTGSWKKISLIVAAVSFILTMLVIILNPPAGLLLKGVWIRYVLPVNMIGIPLFLWLVSAVKANFHTDIRR; translated from the coding sequence ATGAAGATCAACAACCGGCAGCTGTTCTGGATGATCATGATGATGGAAATCGGGATCAACCTGCTGATTTCGATGACAGCAACAATTCTTTATGCCAAGCAGGACGCCTGGATCTCCTATATTCTGGCTGGAGGCGCGGGTCTGGTCATTACCTATGTTGCGTCCAAGCTCAGCTCCCGGTATCCCCGGCAGACCTTGATAGAGTACAGTGTGACTATTCTGGGAAAATGGGGCGGCAAGCTGATTGTCATTCCGTTCATTCTCCAATGGTTCTGGGTGATCGGTCTCATTCTGCGCGATGAATTCTTGTTCATACGCTTGAGTGTTCTCTATAAAACACCGGCCTGGGTAGTCATCGGAACGATGCTGGCCGTAGTTATATACACGGTCTACCATGGAGGCATTGAAGCCATCGGCAGGGTCAGTGAGCTGTGGGGGCCGATTCTGATGATTATTCTTGCGCTCACCTTTGCGCTCACTGTCAATAATCTCAATGCGCCGATGCTGCTGCCTGTATATGCAGATACCGGACCGGGACCAATCCTGCAAGGAGCCCTGGCACCGGTCTCGCTGCTGGGCGAATCCGTTCTGCTCATGATGCTGTTTCCCTTTGTGGAGCATCCCGGCAAAGGAACCCGCAAGGCGGTGCTGCTGGGAGTAGCCTTATCCTCGGTAGTGCTGCTGTTTGGCGTATTGTGGGTCATTATGACCTTTGGTCCGGCTGTAAGCGGTCGGCTGCAATTTCCTTTTTTTGAGATGGTCAAGCTGGTCTATCTGATGGAGTTTATTCAGAATATGGATATATTTGTGATGGCGGTGTGGCTGGTCTGCATATTCGTCAAGCTGTCCATCTATATGTTCATTACCAGCTATGGCGTGGCCCAGTGGACCGGCAAGACCGGCAGCTGGAAAAAAATATCCCTGATCGTAGCCGCAGTCTCGTTCATCCTCACCATGCTGGTGATCATTCTGAATCCTCCGGCCGGGCTGCTGCTGAAGGGAGTATGGATCCGTTATGTGCTGCCTGTGAATATGATCGGAATTCCGCTATTCCTGTGGCTGGTTTCGGCTGTGAAAGCAAACTTTCATACCGATATCCGGCGCTAA
- a CDS encoding ornithine cyclodeaminase: MLYLNDQDLQAVGLNWAALAESAEAAVHLIHSGDYVQPVKPYLRYKDHRNRIIAMPAYAGGNVNTAGIKWISSFPDNIRSGLPRAHSIIVLNDQGTGQPSAILNSPLPSIVRTASVSGLMIRHVLQSRSMERIQLGIIGWGPIGQYHCQMAMALFGDRIERVRIYDIRGADLSGIPSPYMERMEVAETWADVYLHSNILITCTVSDHRYIDLLPAKGMLLLNVSLRDYKPEALASLKAIIVDDWEEVCRENTDIEQLHLEQGLTRSGTQTLADVVCRRSLSTFAADDPILFCPMGMAVFDIAVAVHYVKKAREMGIGTELA; the protein is encoded by the coding sequence TTGCTGTACTTAAATGACCAGGATCTGCAGGCAGTAGGCCTGAATTGGGCTGCTCTTGCAGAATCAGCAGAAGCTGCGGTGCACCTCATCCATTCCGGTGATTATGTGCAGCCGGTAAAGCCCTACCTGAGGTATAAGGATCACCGTAACCGGATCATTGCCATGCCGGCTTATGCCGGGGGGAATGTCAATACAGCCGGGATCAAATGGATTTCCAGCTTCCCTGACAATATCAGGTCGGGTCTCCCGCGTGCGCATAGTATCATCGTATTAAATGACCAGGGTACGGGCCAGCCCTCAGCTATTCTGAACTCGCCGCTTCCCAGCATCGTCAGAACGGCTTCTGTCAGCGGGCTGATGATCCGTCATGTGCTGCAGAGCCGTTCAATGGAGCGGATTCAGCTTGGCATTATCGGCTGGGGGCCTATCGGGCAATATCATTGTCAGATGGCTATGGCTCTGTTCGGAGACCGGATTGAACGGGTTCGTATCTACGATATACGGGGAGCAGACTTGTCAGGAATTCCATCTCCCTACATGGAGCGGATGGAAGTGGCAGAGACGTGGGCGGATGTCTACTTGCATTCTAATATTCTTATCACCTGTACAGTGTCCGATCACCGGTATATTGATCTTCTCCCCGCCAAAGGCATGCTGCTGCTGAATGTTTCACTGCGTGATTACAAGCCGGAGGCGCTGGCTTCACTGAAAGCGATCATCGTCGACGACTGGGAGGAAGTATGCCGGGAGAATACGGATATCGAGCAGCTTCACCTGGAACAGGGGCTGACCCGTTCCGGAACACAGACGCTTGCCGATGTCGTCTGCCGCCGCAGTCTCAGTACATTCGCCGCCGATGATCCAATCCTCTTCTGTCCGATGGGCATGGCTGTTTTTGATATCGCTGTGGCAGTGCATTATGTTAAAAAGGCGAGAGAAATGGGGATTGGGACTGAGCTGGCTTAA
- the sbnA gene encoding 2,3-diaminopropionate biosynthesis protein SbnA, with amino-acid sequence MGRTQLEIATYVIEGVNPRGCGMQPEQEASMMLMDNWRDKVLEVIGQFPWYKGIISSETTNYSLQNLPLMTADILETHYYSSTPDVSLAVYRTSGTSTGRRKAIVYSEEDDAHYINIKTKLFGELIAGSGCTRALADMGTGHAANTALSIFERLGLVNSSIPFELPIEQHIERIQAFKPDLLYTMPSILDHIVYAADDPRSLGIRKIILVGEIATVEWQRNMARLFGLEPQDITDTYGSIEIGTIAYYSHDLGRYIFADGIVAEVIGTEALGEGLDPLGVGEGILVLTSTVRRLLPAIRIVTYDVVRDFRTVKIDGTEKQSFGSIVKRVGRELKHGEKISIYDIEQVVYRHLQDAMIRVQVSNNALTVYIQSRSAVPSAVPAIREEIRECIPEIGLMIRNHLLDDIEVILAANGGKLQTGQVKNKKLYYQKDGVNDRAELNLDTGILSAIGKTPLIRLDHMFPRGGFSVYAKMELMNPGGSAKDRPALWMIREAWKEGLIGPGTVIIESSSGNMAISLAMICKYLGMSFISVVDSRTTEMNLQILRALDATIDYVACPDPETGEFLPARLKRVQQLLAEVPGSYWPNQYANPNNYLSHYHTTMKEIVAELGQVDYLFCAVSTCGTIRGLAEYVKDNGLQTRIVAVDAAGSAIFGGNQEKRRFPGLGAGIVPPFCRTDLIDHIVHVTDSDMVQSCRALARKESVLAGASSGAVLAAIRQMKQELPPGAVCAAILHDKGERYLDTVFSDSWVQSQFGQQLPPADEEFLT; translated from the coding sequence ATGGGCAGAACACAACTGGAGATTGCTACATATGTTATTGAAGGTGTGAATCCAAGAGGCTGCGGCATGCAGCCGGAGCAGGAGGCATCCATGATGCTGATGGACAATTGGCGGGATAAAGTACTTGAAGTCATCGGGCAGTTCCCCTGGTACAAGGGAATCATTAGCAGTGAGACTACGAACTACAGTCTGCAGAATCTTCCCCTGATGACCGCGGACATTCTTGAAACCCATTATTATAGCAGCACACCAGATGTTTCGCTCGCCGTATACCGGACATCGGGTACAAGTACAGGCCGGCGCAAGGCTATAGTCTACTCAGAAGAAGATGACGCCCATTATATCAATATCAAAACAAAGCTGTTCGGTGAGTTGATTGCAGGAAGCGGATGTACAAGGGCGCTGGCCGATATGGGAACCGGACATGCTGCGAATACGGCGCTGTCCATTTTCGAACGGCTGGGACTTGTCAACAGCTCAATCCCCTTCGAGCTGCCGATAGAGCAGCATATAGAGCGGATTCAGGCATTTAAGCCCGACCTGCTGTATACGATGCCCTCTATTCTGGACCATATCGTATATGCTGCTGATGATCCGCGTTCGCTCGGAATCCGCAAGATCATTCTAGTTGGTGAGATCGCAACAGTGGAGTGGCAGCGGAATATGGCCCGGCTGTTCGGCCTTGAGCCGCAGGACATTACCGATACGTACGGGTCTATTGAAATCGGCACAATCGCGTACTATTCGCATGATCTGGGCCGGTATATCTTTGCTGACGGAATTGTTGCGGAAGTCATCGGAACTGAGGCATTAGGGGAAGGGCTGGACCCTCTGGGAGTTGGAGAAGGCATCCTGGTGCTTACCTCAACTGTCCGCAGGCTGCTGCCCGCTATCCGTATTGTTACCTATGATGTCGTCAGGGATTTCAGGACAGTGAAGATAGACGGGACGGAGAAGCAGAGCTTCGGGTCCATCGTCAAACGGGTGGGCCGCGAGCTGAAGCACGGGGAGAAGATCAGCATCTACGATATTGAACAGGTGGTCTACCGTCATCTCCAGGATGCAATGATCCGGGTCCAGGTCAGCAATAATGCATTAACTGTGTATATCCAGAGCAGATCTGCGGTTCCATCCGCAGTTCCGGCGATCAGGGAAGAAATCAGGGAATGCATTCCGGAAATCGGACTGATGATCCGCAATCATCTGCTTGACGATATTGAGGTCATTCTGGCAGCAAACGGCGGGAAGCTCCAGACCGGACAGGTGAAGAACAAGAAGCTGTATTATCAGAAGGATGGAGTCAATGACAGGGCAGAGCTGAACCTGGATACCGGTATCTTGTCGGCCATCGGCAAGACGCCTTTGATCAGGCTGGACCATATGTTTCCGCGAGGCGGGTTCAGCGTATACGCGAAGATGGAGCTGATGAACCCGGGAGGAAGCGCGAAAGACCGTCCGGCACTGTGGATGATCCGGGAGGCTTGGAAGGAAGGGCTCATCGGGCCGGGTACAGTCATCATTGAATCAAGTTCGGGAAATATGGCGATCAGCCTGGCTATGATCTGCAAATATCTGGGGATGAGCTTCATCAGTGTTGTGGATTCCAGGACGACAGAGATGAATCTTCAGATTCTGAGGGCTCTGGACGCAACCATCGATTATGTTGCCTGTCCCGATCCCGAAACAGGGGAATTTCTGCCGGCCAGACTGAAGCGAGTGCAGCAGCTGCTCGCGGAGGTACCGGGCAGCTACTGGCCGAACCAGTATGCGAACCCCAATAATTATCTGTCCCATTATCATACAACCATGAAAGAGATCGTGGCTGAGCTTGGACAGGTGGATTATCTGTTCTGCGCTGTCAGTACATGCGGGACGATCCGCGGGCTTGCAGAATACGTGAAGGACAACGGGCTGCAGACCCGGATTGTGGCTGTTGATGCGGCGGGCAGCGCAATTTTTGGCGGCAATCAGGAGAAACGGCGGTTCCCCGGACTTGGTGCTGGCATTGTGCCGCCTTTTTGCAGAACAGATCTGATTGACCATATTGTGCATGTTACCGATTCCGATATGGTTCAGAGCTGCCGGGCGCTTGCGCGGAAGGAATCGGTTCTGGCCGGAGCGTCCTCCGGGGCAGTTCTTGCGGCCATTCGGCAGATGAAGCAGGAGCTCCCTCCCGGAGCTGTCTGCGCCGCTATTCTGCATGATAAGGGTGAACGTTATCTCGATACGGTATTCTCGGATTCCTGGGTTCAGAGCCAGTTTGGACAACAGCTCCCGCCAGCAGATGAAGAGTTCCTAACATGA
- the hflC gene encoding protease modulator HflC, translating into MKRNQIIGLISTIVLAILIAGSLYVVKEGEYKVVLRFGEAMRTVEEPGLRLKIPFIENVSALPKYQMTYESSPTSILTKDQKPIVVDNYTVWRITNASQFLRTVQSVGGGIQRIDEAVYNSVRRKLSEVNYENIISEDTGRGNINDEITNDVIAALTRDNYGIEVIDVRIKRTDLPEENKQSVYNRMISDRQSIAARYLSEGDEESKKITSKADRSSRELMAQAEADSKKIIAEGEGEAARIYNQAYGKSPEFYSFYRTLESYVTTLKNEPVIMIPIDSPYAKILMGQ; encoded by the coding sequence GTGAAAAGAAACCAGATCATCGGACTGATATCAACTATTGTTCTAGCTATTCTGATTGCCGGCTCTTTGTATGTAGTAAAGGAGGGCGAATACAAGGTGGTCCTGCGCTTCGGTGAAGCGATGCGTACCGTTGAGGAGCCTGGACTGAGGCTGAAAATCCCTTTTATCGAGAATGTCTCAGCTCTCCCCAAGTATCAGATGACATACGAAAGCTCACCTACCAGCATTCTGACGAAGGACCAGAAGCCGATTGTGGTTGATAACTATACCGTGTGGAGAATCACCAATGCCTCACAATTCCTGAGAACAGTACAATCGGTAGGCGGCGGGATTCAGCGTATTGATGAAGCGGTATATAACTCCGTGCGGCGCAAGCTGTCGGAAGTCAATTATGAGAATATTATCAGTGAGGACACCGGACGGGGTAACATTAACGATGAGATCACCAATGATGTCATTGCCGCCTTAACCCGTGATAATTACGGGATTGAAGTGATTGACGTACGGATCAAACGTACGGATCTGCCGGAGGAGAACAAACAAAGTGTATACAACCGGATGATATCGGACCGCCAGTCCATCGCCGCGCGTTATCTGTCCGAGGGTGACGAGGAATCCAAGAAAATCACCTCCAAGGCCGACCGTTCCTCAAGAGAGCTGATGGCCCAGGCTGAAGCCGATTCTAAAAAAATCATCGCTGAAGGAGAAGGGGAAGCCGCCAGGATCTATAACCAGGCCTATGGAAAGTCCCCCGAGTTCTATAGCTTCTATCGTACCCTGGAGAGTTATGTGACCACGCTGAAGAATGAGCCGGTTATCATGATACCGATTGATTCGCCATATGCCAAAATATTGATGGGGCAATAA
- a CDS encoding spore germination protein yields MEQQQTAKEHNEPERLYPDLAFNVERMELEFLGCSDIMYRNCSIDGTNRATLIYVDGMCDTHAVDEFVLQPLLEHFRRSTKVNEGREAELKEVFIPTLQIRIVYDTKEVIQAVLRGETVIFTEGNAFAMVASLIKMEKRSIEEATSEKVVRGPRDAFMETLRTNTSLLRRRIRSSKLKLESMTLGSITETDVVIGYMEGIVKESLIKEVRARLQKIQIDGIIHSSNIEEYIEDNVFSPFPQIQNTERPDVAVSSLLEGKVIIITDNTPFVLIVPMTYWSGLQAVDDYTDRFMYATFVRWIRYTFVHTSLLLPSLYVALTTYHLQVVPTPLVVSIAFAREGVPLPAVFEALIMEFIFEGLREAGIRLPQQVGPAVSIAGALVIGQAVVAAGIISTPMVIIVSLTGIASFAFPLYNLGAAYRMLRFPLLIAAGILGFYGIVLFLIMLSVHMVTLKPFGIPYMAPYAPLSMENLNDVLVRAPKYKMRRLMPWLTNGKTERFPKRTK; encoded by the coding sequence ATGGAACAACAACAAACAGCCAAAGAGCATAATGAGCCAGAGAGATTGTATCCGGATCTTGCGTTCAACGTAGAACGGATGGAGCTGGAGTTTCTGGGCTGCTCAGATATTATGTACCGGAATTGCAGCATTGACGGGACCAACCGGGCAACACTGATCTATGTGGACGGGATGTGCGATACGCATGCCGTGGATGAATTTGTGCTGCAGCCGCTGCTGGAGCATTTCCGCAGAAGCACTAAGGTCAATGAAGGCAGAGAGGCAGAGCTGAAAGAGGTCTTTATTCCGACGCTGCAAATCCGCATAGTCTATGATACGAAGGAAGTCATCCAGGCTGTTCTGCGCGGGGAGACGGTTATTTTCACAGAGGGCAATGCTTTTGCGATGGTGGCCAGCCTGATCAAGATGGAGAAACGTTCGATTGAGGAGGCTACCTCGGAGAAGGTCGTCCGCGGGCCGCGGGATGCATTCATGGAAACGCTGCGGACCAATACCTCCCTCCTCCGGCGGCGTATCCGCTCCTCCAAGCTGAAGCTGGAAAGTATGACACTCGGCAGTATCACGGAAACGGATGTTGTAATCGGCTATATGGAAGGGATCGTCAAGGAGAGCCTGATCAAGGAAGTGAGAGCCCGTCTGCAAAAAATCCAAATTGACGGGATCATTCATTCCAGCAATATCGAAGAATACATTGAGGATAACGTGTTCTCGCCTTTTCCCCAGATTCAGAATACCGAGCGGCCCGATGTGGCGGTCTCCAGCCTGCTGGAAGGCAAGGTTATTATTATTACGGACAACACGCCGTTTGTGCTCATCGTTCCAATGACCTATTGGTCCGGGCTTCAGGCTGTAGATGATTATACCGACAGATTTATGTATGCCACCTTTGTGCGCTGGATCAGATATACCTTCGTCCATACTTCACTTTTATTGCCTTCCCTTTACGTGGCATTGACCACTTACCATCTGCAGGTCGTGCCTACACCGCTCGTGGTCAGTATTGCCTTTGCCAGAGAAGGCGTTCCACTTCCGGCAGTGTTTGAGGCTCTGATTATGGAGTTTATCTTCGAGGGTCTGCGTGAAGCGGGAATCAGGCTGCCCCAGCAGGTAGGGCCTGCGGTGAGTATTGCCGGAGCCCTTGTCATTGGACAAGCGGTAGTAGCTGCGGGAATCATATCTACACCCATGGTAATCATTGTGTCTCTGACGGGGATCGCTTCTTTTGCTTTTCCGCTGTATAACCTGGGAGCTGCCTACCGGATGCTCCGGTTTCCTCTGCTCATCGCAGCCGGAATTCTCGGCTTCTATGGAATTGTATTGTTTCTGATTATGCTTTCGGTGCATATGGTGACGCTGAAGCCGTTTGGGATACCTTATATGGCGCCTTATGCGCCGCTGTCTATGGAGAATCTGAATGATGTGCTTGTACGTGCACCCAAATATAAGATGCGCAGGCTGATGCCATGGCTGACCAATGGCAAGACTGAGCGGTTCCCCAAACGCACCAAATAA
- a CDS encoding response regulator transcription factor, whose translation MRILIVDDEPIILGGLVKVIGAAAPVGTEIREAGDAFEALGIMKEYMPDVTVTDLHMPEKNGFEMMEEAKENGLCERFIILTGYDDFEYARRALRYGVIDYLLKPVDKGEMANLLKQLNRDLPSLDNTDCPPHAKQILAYTQLNYMNDLSLDHLADLMKLHPNYISNLFKKVTGDTFVNYLNATRIKEAQKLLSAHRNLPVGEIGRRVGYENKHYFNKVFKKYTGSTPGAYREAH comes from the coding sequence ATGCGAATCTTAATAGTAGACGATGAGCCGATCATCCTTGGAGGACTGGTCAAGGTGATTGGCGCAGCCGCGCCGGTCGGAACCGAAATCCGGGAGGCCGGCGACGCCTTCGAGGCTCTTGGGATCATGAAGGAATACATGCCGGATGTTACGGTAACCGATCTGCATATGCCGGAGAAAAACGGGTTTGAAATGATGGAGGAGGCCAAGGAAAACGGTTTATGTGAGCGCTTTATTATTCTCACGGGATATGATGATTTTGAATACGCTCGCAGGGCACTCCGATACGGAGTGATTGACTACCTGCTGAAGCCGGTGGACAAGGGGGAGATGGCAAATCTGCTGAAGCAATTAAACAGGGATCTCCCATCCCTAGACAACACGGACTGTCCCCCTCATGCCAAACAGATTCTTGCGTATACCCAATTGAATTATATGAACGACCTCTCTCTTGATCATCTGGCTGACCTGATGAAGCTTCATCCCAATTACATCAGCAACCTCTTCAAAAAGGTGACCGGCGATACATTTGTGAATTATCTGAATGCCACCCGGATCAAAGAAGCGCAAAAGCTGCTTAGTGCCCACCGCAATCTGCCAGTGGGCGAGATCGGCCGCCGGGTCGGGTATGAGAATAAGCATTACTTCAATAAAGTATTCAAGAAATATACCGGCAGCACACCGGGTGCCTACCGGGAGGCACATTGA